One part of the Palaemon carinicauda isolate YSFRI2023 chromosome 23, ASM3689809v2, whole genome shotgun sequence genome encodes these proteins:
- the LOC137617136 gene encoding uncharacterized protein, with protein sequence MVSFSFDTDRFIIEIQDRPAIWDMRLKEYSNKVLKAKAWEELCSIFIPNFNELDCLGKSKATADLQRKWKSFRDCYRRELTLSKKEKSGSGAGSGRKEYLYFKQLSFLHEICATKPHAAESVEDTIVQGDERENPGEPAPSTSNVKRKKSTVHLDEKIMLGAIAKKATAPHDHDTDFLLGLVPDFKSIPESVKFDAKLEIMNVIKRYKQHPNHLYFTSHQQTVPSPYSRARRTSHNFAPSIMHAQSTVPQSQPVLSNDEDDPLCLNGTRDMDHIATNELLPEYMRGKELTDYNNDNDEMICISKKAIRSYNERLMCSGCSQKIKLDFERKDLDFTLVTKCGCQELEDIHFIKVEKVEL encoded by the exons ATGGTTTCATTCAGCTTTGACACAGACCGATTTATTATTGAAATACAAGATAGGCCAGCGATTTGGGACATGCGCCTCAAGGAATACAGCAACAAAGTTTTGAAAGCAAAGGCATGGGAGGAATTGTGCTCTATATTCATACCCAACTTCAATGAGTTGGATTGCCTAGGAAAAAGCAAAGCAA CTGCAGATCTACAACGGAAATGGAAGAGTTTTAGGGACTGCTATAGAAGAGAATTGACATTGTCGAAGAAAGAAAAATCGGGATCTGGCGCAGGAAGTGGGAGGAAGGAATATTTGTACTTCAAACAGCTGTCTTTTCTTCACGAAATTTGCGCAACAAAACCACATGCAGCTGAAAGTGTCGAGGATACTATAGTGCAGGGAGATGAACGAGAAAACCCAGGAGAGCCTGCACCTTCCACTTCTAATGTAAAAAGGAAGAAATCAACTGTACATTTGGATGAAAAGATTATGCTGGGAGCTATAGCTAAGAAAGCGACCGCCCCTCACGATCATGATACAGATTTCCTTCTTGGTCTGGTGCCTGACTTCAAGAGTATTCCTGAGAGTGTCAAGTTTGATGCTAAGCTTGAAATCATGAATGTGATCAAGAGGTATAAACAACATCCAAATCATCTGTATTTTACATCACATCAACAAACGGTCCCAAGTCCATATTCACGTGCGAGGCGTACATCACACAATTTCGCTCCTAGCATCATGCACGCACAATCAACAGTACCCCAAAGCCAACCCGTGTTATCAAATGATGAAGATGATCCTCTTTGCCTCAATGGTACGAGAGATATGGATCATATTGCAACCAATGAACTGTTGCCAGAATATATGAGAGGAAAAGAACTGACTgactacaataatgataatgatgaaatgatTTGCATATCCAAAAAGGCTATAAGAAGTTACAATGAACGATTGATGTGTAGTGGTTGTAGCCAAAAAATTAAACTTGATTTCGAGAGAAAGGATTTAGATTTTACTTTGGTTACCAAGTGTGGATGTCAAGAACTGGAAGACATTCATTTTATCAAAGTGGAGAAGGTCGAACTGTAA
- the LOC137617628 gene encoding piggyBac transposable element-derived protein 4-like has product MTILTLNLLPHPGHVYPPEGIDCGSDLVFTQRNVVPLRIPNRNSQPIEYFSLFITDDIIDILVYETNIYANRFLASKEEWIREHPRSKYKSWKPVTHESMKKLLAFSLLMGLIKVQDIKDFWRTFRSSRIPFFGETMPRDEYLLISQFLHLNDNTLNKPRGDPQYDPWFRVRPLLDSCNKSFKDHYNLHETVSLDESMIGRDFYATGSQQGFTHTVVMNIMEKSKVLNKGYHLITDNFYTKIPLAEALLTQKTSLTGTLKINSRFLPPILVKQKLSTGDTVYVRKGKLLTCGFKEKETRKPVDLLTTYAHAENTTLQTRHGEKCYFY; this is encoded by the exons ATGACGATCTTGACACTGAACCTGTTGCCTCATCCTGGGCACGTTTATCCGCCTGAAGGTATTGACTGTGGGAGTGATTTGGTTTTTACCCAAAGAAATGTAGTTCCTTTAAGGATTCCTAACCGTAATTCACAGcctattgaatacttttctttatttataactgaTGATATTATAGACATTCTTGTTTATGAGACTAACATATATGCCAACAGATTTTTAGCTAGTAAGGAAGAGTGGATTAGAGAACATCCACGAAGCAAATACAAAAGCTGGAAACCAGTAACTCATGAAAGTATGAAAAAGCTTTTAGCTTTTAGTTTGCTCATGGGATTGATAAAAGTGCAGGATATAAAAGATTTTTGGCGTACGTTTCGTTCAAGTAGAATTCCTTTTTTTGGagaaaccatgccacgagatgaaTATCTTCTAATTAGTCAATTTCTTCATTTGAATGATAACACCTTGAATAAGCCCAGAGGTGACCCACAGTATGACCCATGGTTTCGAGTACGCCCTCTTTTAGATTCCTGCAATAAGTCATTCAAGGATCATTACAATCTTCACGAGACTGTCTCCCTTGATGAAAGTATGATTG GGCGTGATTTTTATGCTACTGGAAGTCAGCAAGGCTTTACTCATACAGTAGTAATGAATATAATGGAGAAAAGCAAGGTTCTGAATAAAGGTTATCATCTGATTACTGACAACTTTTATACAAAGATTCCTCTAGCAGAAGCCCTACTAACACAAAAGACATCCCTCACAGGAACATTAAAGATTAATTCTAGATTTTTGCCTCCAATTTTGGTCAAGCAGAAGCTCAGCACAGGTGACACTGTctatgtaagaaaaggaaagttgctTACGTGTGGTTTCAAAGAGAAAGAAACTCGCAAGCCAGTTGACCTTTTGACAACATATGCTCATGCTGAAAATACCACATTGCAGACAAGACatggagaaaaatgttatttttattag